A stretch of Palaemon carinicauda isolate YSFRI2023 chromosome 34, ASM3689809v2, whole genome shotgun sequence DNA encodes these proteins:
- the LOC137626862 gene encoding uncharacterized protein — translation MSEEDVRDTSDRDIPENPMPRSIGRNISCEYSSPYKDMRKFKGTRREVGCDLEEWVDRLNGDIENIHDMFEFMYDEHQVLANELDDVRKRGLQKKEVRDYQYTLNRIRDEYNKKFEIMEAKLTSYYKHEIEVQLNKVRSRCEEKCKLLENEWKIRLQVLESKISEMDRKIFVSNLRNSKSNNVICEEERKNENTQIQFTRPAPQLEIFSGKDSTRREIKRWLEQVDYYASQLSFNETEKILFACQSLRDPALTRIKAAKPETMKELGNILMNTYGKRLDEFDKRRELWSARQGENERKLAKPGVLISARPNEEPLNSKGKEMEVVGLVRSLCSENQNNGELHRRGETLNLMNEDEITIEANGRIAEATLAVVENKKTCSDNKILTKRELRDFRKALGIQVNENINEEALCKVEELIHRYRDCFELHEEDLGTAKGWEHEIKRTNETPIKLPYRRIAPALIPEAKELLEDLTRRGVIEESKSPYAAPIILVKKKGGGLRLTIDYRKLNKITIKDAFPLPRISESLDVLEGGIEFGKDITLEIDASFEGLGAVLSQKRGKKLHPVAYATRSLRKY, via the exons ATGAGTGAGGAAGACGTCAGAGACACTAGTGATAGGGATATTCCTGAAAATCCAATGCCAAGGAGTATAGGGCGAAATATTAGCTGTGAATATTCTTCACCATACAAAGATATGAGGAAGTTCAAGGGTACACGAAGGGAAGTGGGATGTGACTTAGAAGAATGGGTGGATAGATTGAATGgggatattgaaaatattcatgatatgttTGAATTCATGTATGACGAGCATCAGGTATTAGCTAATGAACTAGATGATGTCAGGAAAAGGGGGTTGCAAAAGAAAGAAGTAAGAGATTATCAGTATACATTAAACAGAATCAgagatgaatataataaaaaatttgaaataatggaGGCCAAGCTCACATCATATTACAAACATGAAATAGAGGTTCAGTTAAACAAGGTAAGGAGTAGATGTGAGGAAAAATGTAAACTTTTAGAGAACGAGTGGAAGATACGATTACAAGTACTCGAAAGTAAAATCTCGGAAATGGACAGGAAAATATTCGTATCAAATTTGAGGAATAGTAAATCAAATAATGTTATCTGtgaggaggaaagaaaaaatgaaaacactcaAATCCAATTCACACGACCTGCACCACAGCTAGAAATATTTTCAGGTAAAGATagcactagaagagaaataaagagGTGGCTGGAACAAGTAGACTACTATGCAAGTCAGCTGAgttttaatgaaacagaaaaaatattGTTTGCTTGTCAAAGTTTAAGAGATCCTGCATTAACTCGTATTAAGGCTGCGAAGCCTGAAACCATGAAggaattaggaaatatattgatGAATACTTATGGAAAACGCTTGGATGAATTTGATAAAAGGAGAGAATTGTGGAGTGCAAGACAAGGCGAGAACGAAA GGAAACTGGCAAAGCCGGGCGTATTAATTAGCGCCCGGCCTAATGAAGAACCACTTAACAGTAAGGGAAAGGAAATGGAAGTCGTTGGCCTTGTGCGTTCATTGTgcagtgaaaatcaaaacaatggagAATTACATAGGAGAGGCGAGACCCTTAATCTGATg AATGAGGATGAAATAACAATAGAAGCAAATGGAAGGATTGCGGAAGCAACTTTAGCCGTAGTGGAAAACAAAAAGACATGTTCAGATAATAAGATATTAACAAAAAGAGAATTAAGGGATTTTAGGAAAGCACTAGGAATACAggttaatgaaaacataaatgaagaggcCTTATGTAAAGTGGAAGAGCTTATTCATAGGTATAGAGACTGTTTTGAGCTTCATGAAGAGGACTTGGGTACAGCAAAGGGATGGGAACACGAAATAAAACGAACAAATGAAACTCCCATTAAACTGCCATACAGGCGAATTGCCCCTGCCTTAATACCAGAGGCCAAAGAACTGTTAGAGGATCTGACAAGAAGAGGAGTTATTGAGGAAAGTAAAAGCCCTTATGCTGCACCAATAATTTTAGTAAAAAAGAAAGGAGGGGGGCTTAGGTTAACTATTGATTATCGGAAGCTGAATAAGATAACTATCAAGGACGCTTTTCCTCTACCGAGAATATCTGAAAGTCTGGACGTATTAGAAGGGG GGATTGAATTTGGTAAGGACATTACTTTAGAAATCGATGCAAGTTTTGAAGGTCTAGGGGCAGTATTATCACAAAAACGCGGCAAGAAGCTACATCCAGTAGCTTATGCTACTCGATCCTTAAGAAAGTATTAG